DNA sequence from the Cronobacter turicensis z3032 genome:
CCAGCGGGCGTGATCGCTGGTAAAATCGGTTACGTTCATGGCGCTCTCCTTCTTACAGGTTAGCGTGAGTTTGCCCGATCAGCCGCCTGCGAAAACGCCTCTTCTTGCTTTTTAATTTTCAGTTTGCTCAATAAAGCTTGTGAACTGCGGCGACATCCAGGTCGTGAAGCCGTCGCCCTCGCGGGTGATGAAATAGACCGCGAGCTTCTCGCGCAGCGCCACGGCTTTCGCTTTTTCCGGGCCAAGCACCATCAGGCCCGTATCCCAGGCGTCCGCTTCCAGCGCGGTCGGCGAAATCACCGTCACCGAGACCAGCTTATGCGTAATGGGCCGTCCGGTGGCGGGATCGATAACATGTGAAAGGCGTTTGCCGTCGAGCTCATAATAGTTGCGGTAGCTGCCGGAGGTGCTGATGCCGTGACCGTTGATATCCACCACCGCCTGGATGGCGTTTTCCCGGTCGGTCGGCTTCTGGATAGCCACGCGCCACGGCTGGCCGCCGGGGTTCATACCGCGGCTCGCAAGCGCGCCGCCTACCGACACCAGATAGCGGCTGATCCCCTCTTCTTCCATCAGGCGCGCCAGATGATCGGCTGCGTAGCCTTCACCGACGGTGGAGAGATCGACATAGAGATCGGGCATATCTTTTTGCAGCCACTGCTGCCCGGATCCGTTAATAACTTTCAGGTGCGACAGGCCGGTACGCGCGCGGGCCACGTCGATTTGCGCCTGATTCGGCGTTTTCACCGGCTGTTTATCCGGCCCGAAGCCCCAGAGGTTAACCAGCGGCCCGATGGTGATATCCATGGCGTTATCGGTTTTCGCGCCGACGCGCAGCGATTCGGTCACGATATCCGCCATCGCCTCGTCCACCGGCCAGGGCGCCGTCGTGCGGGCGTGATTAAAGCGCATCAGCGCGGAGTCGTCTTTCCAGGTAGAAAGGAGTTGGTCGTCGGCGTCGAGCCGCGCCTGGATTTTTTGACGCAGATCGCTTGCGCGCGCCGCATCGACGTTTGCCAGACTGACGCGCCAAGACGTGCCCATGGTTTTACCTTCCAGCACCAGCGCCTGCGGGGCGGATGTCGGGGCGTTATCACAGCCTGCGGCCATTAAAGCGGCGGCCAGCAGCATGGTTCGTAAACCGGGTAATTTCACGCGTTTCTCCTCTGTAACGGCGGCCCAAGGTTACCTTATTTTCTTCAGACATAAAAAAAGGAGCCCGCAGGCTCCTTTTGCACATCAGGTCGGGGATTAGAACTGGTAAACCAGGCCTACCGCTACGACGTCATCGGTGCCGATACCAGCCTGACGGGTGAATTTGTTGTCATCCAGCAGGTTGATTTTGTAATCCACGAAGGTGGACATGTTTTTGTTGAAGTAGTAAGTCGCGCCAACATCAACATATTTCAGCAGATCCTGGTCGCCGAAAGATTCGCCAGTAGTTTTGTTGGCGATGTCTTTACCGCGGGACTGCAGGTAAGCCACGGACGGACGCAGGCCGAAGTCGAACTGGTACTGTGCAACCACTTCGAAGTTCTGCGCTTTGTCAGCGAAGCCGTAGATGTTGCTGCGGTCGCCGTTAGAAGTACCGAAACGGGTCGCGTTGTAAGTCTGGGAGTACTGCGCCGCCAGGTAGATGTTGTTAGCGTCGTATTTCAGGCCGCCAGAGTAAACTTCCGCATGATCGCCTTCGCCGAACAGCGCAGCATTGCTGGCGTTCTGGTCAGCGGTACGTTTGGACGTCGCCATCGCGCCACCCACGCTGAAGCCTTCGCCCAGATCGTAGGTCAGGGACATGCCGTAACCGTCGCCGTTCTGTTTCAGCAGGCTGCGACCGCCGGTGGAGTCGTTTTCACCAGAAACGCTGCCGTTTTTACCCTGGTACTGCAGGGCGAAGTTCAGGCCGTCAACCAGACCGAAGAAGTCGGTGTTGCGGTAAGTTGCGATACCGTTGCCACGAGACTGCAGGAAGTTGTCAGCGCCGTAGGTGTCGCCGCCGAATTCCGGCAGAACGTCGGTCCAGGAGGTGACGTCATAGATAACGCCGTAGTTACGACCGTAGTCGAAAGAACCGGCATCGCCGAATTTCAGGCCTGCGAACGCCACACGGGTCCAGGACTGGTTGTCGTTTTCAGCGGTGTTGCCCTGGATCTGATATTCCCACTGGCCGTAACCAGTAATCTGATCGTTAACCTGGGTTTCGCCTTTGAAACCGATACGCATGTAGGTCTGATCGCCGTCAGCGCCTTTGTCGTCAGAGAAGTAGTGTTCAGCGTCAACTTTACCGAACAGATCTAATTTGTTGCCGTCTTTATTATAAATTTCTGCCGCATTGACGCTGCCTGCAACCAGCAGAGCCGGGACCAGCAGTGAGAGAACTTTAACTTTCATTATATTAACCCTCTGTTATATGCCTTTATATACTTATTATTGCCACTGCTCACTAATTCATGGAACTAGCGGGCGAATCCATTGTCCGAAACCGGAGCCGAATAATCCAACAGGAATATGATACGAAAACTTTTTAGGTGTTTCATAATGCCTACAAAATGTAACAAAATATTAATACGGCGGAACTTTTTTTCGCACTAATCGCTAAATATATTCGCACTAATTATCAAGAAATGCCTAATAACCAATACAAAT
Encoded proteins:
- the apbE gene encoding Thiamine biosynthesis lipoprotein apbE; the protein is MKLPGLRTMLLAAALMAAGCDNAPTSAPQALVLEGKTMGTSWRVSLANVDAARASDLRQKIQARLDADDQLLSTWKDDSALMRFNHARTTAPWPVDEAMADIVTESLRVGAKTDNAMDITIGPLVNLWGFGPDKQPVKTPNQAQIDVARARTGLSHLKVINGSGQQWLQKDMPDLYVDLSTVGEGYAADHLARLMEEEGISRYLVSVGGALASRGMNPGGQPWRVAIQKPTDRENAIQAVVDINGHGISTSGSYRNYYELDGKRLSHVIDPATGRPITHKLVSVTVISPTALEADAWDTGLMVLGPEKAKAVALREKLAVYFITREGDGFTTWMSPQFTSFIEQTEN
- the ompC gene encoding Outer membrane protein C produces the protein MVAGSVNAAEIYNKDGNKLDLFGKVDAEHYFSDDKGADGDQTYMRIGFKGETQVNDQITGYGQWEYQIQGNTAENDNQSWTRVAFAGLKFGDAGSFDYGRNYGVIYDVTSWTDVLPEFGGDTYGADNFLQSRGNGIATYRNTDFFGLVDGLNFALQYQGKNGSVSGENDSTGGRSLLKQNGDGYGMSLTYDLGEGFSVGGAMATSKRTADQNASNAALFGEGDHAEVYSGGLKYDANNIYLAAQYSQTYNATRFGTSNGDRSNIYGFADKAQNFEVVAQYQFDFGLRPSVAYLQSRGKDIANKTTGESFGDQDLLKYVDVGATYYFNKNMSTFVDYKINLLDDNKFTRQAGIGTDDVVAVGLVYQF